The following proteins are encoded in a genomic region of Glycine max cultivar Williams 82 chromosome 18, Glycine_max_v4.0, whole genome shotgun sequence:
- the LOC121173939 gene encoding uncharacterized protein: MEFLELKQGSMTVAEYAAKFEELMRYFPHYQGRDGVRQSPLLVNMCRIWDEDSRDRVAYYRSTGPMGNKKNGPQHRGKPYLTPPKQYGNRHDNQRTAARGFAGGSGSKPNTFSTHIICNRCGKPVHISSNCPDIGVTCFNYGQKGHTQRDCSRLKKEQNGGGPNGQTGHPKATGRVFTLNGVEALKSKDLIQGKLKLSVSSLNKDLVVETPTSD, translated from the exons ATGGAGTTCTTGGAGCTTAAGCAAGGAAGTATGACTGTGGCTGAATATGCAGCCAAGTTTGAGGAGCTGATGAGGTACTTTCCCCATTATCAAGGGAGAGATG GTGTTCGTCAGTCCCCACTTTTGGTTAATATGTGTCGGATTTGGGATGAAGACTCCCGAGACAGGGTGGCCTATTATAGGAGTACAGGTCCAATGGGGAACAAAAAGAATGGGCCTCAACATCGAGGAAAACCATATTTGACTCCTCCTAAGCAATATGGTAACCGCCATGACAATCAGAGGACTGCTGCTAGGGGATTTGCAGGTGGTAGCGGTAGCAAACCCAATACTTTCTCCACTCATATCATTTGTAATAGGTGTGGTAAGCCAGTGCACATCTCCTCGAATTGTCCTGATATAGGCgtaacatgttttaattatggACAAAAGGGACACACTCAAAGAGATTGTTCACGACTCAAGAAAGAGCAAAATGGTGGAGGCCCGAATGGTCAAACTGGACATCCAAAGGCCACGGGAAGAGTCTTTACCCTTAATGGTGTTGAAGCTTTGAAATCCAAAGATCTAATCCAAG GAAAACTTAAGCTTTCTGTGTCTTCCTTAAATAAAGATCTAGTGGTAGAGACCCCTACTAGTG attga